The genomic DNA AGCGGTAACTGGAACCAACCCGTTACCGGCAGCAAATCAAAACAATGGCGCACAAGTTATCGTAAACGAACACGGTCAATATCAATTTAAAAATCCTAGCGTTGCAGGCGCCAAGGATATGAATATCTCCGTAACCGGTTTAACAAATGCTACTAAAAACGTAACCGAAAACGTCAAATTTACCGCGTCTATGGCGCCTATTTCAGGATCTTTAAGTGTAGGCGGAGCAACTAGGGTAACCGATAGCCTAAATATGGCGGCTCACAGCTCTAGCACCGATATCTACGACAGCCTAGGCACGAAACATAACGTCAAGATGGACTTCGTAAAACGCGGTTATACAGAAAACGGCGGAACGGAGTGGACGATGGTAATCCAGGTAGCCGAACCAAATCAAATAAGCACTACAGAGCCTAAAAACGTGATAACCGGTTACGTGAGATTTAACCCGGACGGCTCGCTCGCGACGTATAGCCCTGCTAGCATTACCTTCGGCGCGCAAAACGGCTCGTCTATCGGTCAGCATATCGAGCTAAAATTCGGTACTACGCAGACCACCGACGGACTAACCAGCACCGATAACAACTCAAGCACCTCCGACATCAGCCAAGACGGATATGCTAGCGGCGAACTACACGGACTAAGGATAGACGGAGCAGGCACTCTCATAGGCTCTTTTACCAACGGCAGAAGCCTGGGGCTAGCGCAAGTGGGCGTGGCTAAATTTGCAAATAACCAAGGCTTGGCCGGCGAGGGCGGAAATTTATTTTCTCGTACGGCAAACTCGGGCGACCCAATCATCGGCGCGGCTCAAACTGCCGGACGCGGTAAAATTTCGGCCTCTAGCCTTGAGATGAGTAACGTCGATCTATCTCGCTCGCTAACTCAGCTCATCGTCGTACAGCGCGGCTTCCAAGCCAACTCAAAGACGATAACCACGAGCGACGAGATGCTAAATACGCTGCTTCAGTTAAAATAAATTTAATTCTTAGGGCGGGTAAAACCGCCCTAGCTTTATAAAATATGCTATACTCGCTTAAAAATTTAGGATAAAATATGCAAAAAAAAGAAGAAGAAATCAAAAAAGAGATAAAAGAAAAATTAAGAAAAGTCGTCTTAAATAATCCTAAAATAAAAGCAATTTACGAGCGGCTAAAAGATAAATGATCTACCCCGATATAAAAGACGCGGTAGAAATACATAACGACGTCATCGAAAATATAGGCGGCAAAAGCGGCTATAACGAAGTTAGTATCGGTTATCTGGCTTCTGCTTTAGAGCACGTTAGAAATGATGAATTTTATCCGGATTTTTTAGATAAAATAACCCATATCGTATTTTCGTGCGTCAAATTTCATCCTTTTTTAGACGGTAACAAACAAACCGCCATACAGCTTGGGATATATTTTTTAGAATTAAACGGAATGGACGGATACTTCGTACATTTTGCGAGCATTATGGAAGACGCGGTAGTAGATCTGGCGGATAGCAAAATCTCTAAAGATGAACTAAAAAATATTATCTCAAATATCATCTACTAAAATCAAATTTTTATCGATTTTTAGCTAAATTTATAGCTAAATTTAACCAAAAGAGACAAAATGCAAGTAACGCTTTTAAACTACACCCCGC from uncultured Campylobacter sp. includes the following:
- a CDS encoding type II toxin-antitoxin system death-on-curing family toxin, with amino-acid sequence MIYPDIKDAVEIHNDVIENIGGKSGYNEVSIGYLASALEHVRNDEFYPDFLDKITHIVFSCVKFHPFLDGNKQTAIQLGIYFLELNGMDGYFVHFASIMEDAVVDLADSKISKDELKNIISNIIY